One Enterococcus silesiacus genomic window carries:
- a CDS encoding oxidoreductase, which produces MKVVIIGASFAGVSAALAIRKKHPKAEIQLIDKQRTIGYLPGGINLYFNEMIDPIETAQFISEQELVNNEISLLLNAKVVSMDSKQHIIKYEKDGSDFFMSFDKLILATGSSQWSQQIIGSDSEKVLKYKFLPGVRQAIEQLENSDKVALIGGGQIGGEAADTLLKKGKEVHLFERMDYLLFKYFDEEMIQPVQAEMSARGVVFHFDETVEKVIDIDEGLLIKTKKSELFCDSAIFAMNVRPDLRYLDEHIKRHTDQTIFVNDYLQTSQADIFAIGDCIQVPYSLSEESFYIPLVNNAVRTGLVVAQNLIELTTPFVGSIRTIGTKLVDHYVASTGLTEAEGAFYEQSISIAHVQQKSSLFSGSETIFGKIIFEKESHKLLGAQLVSKADILEKINTLALGIQMGQTLETFYQKDFLYHPYYSNVIDITNQLGFEGLWSETDEN; this is translated from the coding sequence ATGAAAGTAGTGATTATTGGGGCTTCATTTGCTGGAGTATCAGCTGCTTTAGCGATCAGAAAAAAACATCCAAAAGCTGAAATTCAATTGATCGATAAACAGCGAACGATCGGTTATTTACCTGGCGGCATCAATCTTTATTTTAATGAAATGATCGATCCAATTGAAACGGCTCAATTTATTTCAGAACAAGAATTAGTAAACAATGAAATTTCGTTACTACTAAATGCTAAAGTCGTGAGTATGGATTCAAAACAGCATATCATTAAATACGAAAAAGACGGGTCTGATTTTTTTATGTCGTTTGATAAATTGATTTTAGCGACAGGTTCTAGTCAATGGTCTCAGCAAATTATCGGTAGTGATTCGGAGAAGGTTTTAAAATATAAGTTTTTACCAGGTGTACGGCAAGCAATCGAACAATTGGAAAACAGTGACAAAGTCGCCTTGATCGGTGGTGGTCAAATTGGTGGAGAAGCCGCTGACACATTGCTGAAAAAAGGCAAAGAAGTGCATCTTTTTGAACGCATGGATTATTTATTATTCAAGTATTTTGATGAGGAGATGATCCAGCCTGTACAAGCAGAGATGAGTGCTCGAGGTGTTGTCTTTCATTTTGATGAAACCGTGGAAAAAGTCATCGATATTGATGAAGGTCTTTTGATTAAAACAAAGAAGTCTGAATTATTCTGTGATAGTGCGATTTTTGCAATGAATGTGCGGCCAGATTTACGCTATTTAGACGAACATATTAAACGGCACACCGATCAAACCATTTTTGTGAATGATTATTTGCAAACGTCTCAAGCGGATATTTTTGCGATAGGTGATTGCATTCAAGTGCCTTATAGTTTATCTGAGGAATCGTTTTATATCCCTTTGGTGAATAACGCGGTCAGAACAGGATTGGTTGTGGCTCAAAATCTTATTGAACTCACCACCCCATTTGTGGGTTCAATACGTACGATTGGTACGAAACTTGTTGATCATTATGTGGCAAGCACAGGACTGACGGAAGCCGAGGGAGCATTTTATGAACAATCAATTTCCATTGCTCATGTTCAGCAAAAAAGTTCCTTATTTTCTGGAAGCGAAACAATTTTTGGTAAAATTATTTTTGAAAAAGAGAGCCATAAACTTTTAGGGGCACAATTAGTCTCAAAAGCGGATATCCTGGAAAAAATCAACACATTAGCACTTGGGATTCAAATGGGGCAAACGCTAGAAACGTTTTATCAGAAAGATTTTTTATATCATCCATATTATTCCAACGTGATCGATATCACGAACCAGTTAGGTTTTGAAGGTTTGTGGAGTGAAACAGATGAAAATTGA
- a CDS encoding transcriptional regulator: protein MKKSVKIMIITLLTILLVAVSVGCYAAISFQTAKEESESKLPNKNQNFTGDEQTSDKELTVMVVGNDSRDDDEDQGRSDTLMVAHYDGKTKQPKLISIMRDSYVTFPDGGLDKINAAYAYGGAQMTKDVLKTNFDLPINYYVVMDFKEFSDIIDELYPKGVTIDSEKDINLDGVDILKGKQTLHGNSLLQYARFRMDEEGDFGRIRRQQQVMDALVEQSKDLIPVWELPQVAGKMVGKIDTNVPTSLLIDLAKDFLSGNVKPLKSLSVPVEGSWNFNDYTESGSVIELDEQQNAEAIQDFMKDN, encoded by the coding sequence ATGAAAAAATCTGTAAAAATAATGATTATTACCTTGTTAACGATTCTCCTGGTGGCTGTGAGTGTTGGCTGTTATGCGGCTATTTCATTTCAAACGGCCAAAGAAGAGAGTGAATCAAAACTTCCTAATAAGAATCAAAACTTTACTGGTGATGAACAAACGAGTGATAAAGAATTGACGGTCATGGTTGTAGGGAATGACTCTAGAGATGATGATGAAGATCAAGGGCGTTCAGATACGTTAATGGTTGCGCACTATGATGGGAAAACCAAACAGCCTAAATTGATTTCGATTATGAGAGACAGTTATGTCACATTTCCTGATGGCGGACTAGATAAAATAAACGCAGCCTACGCATATGGCGGCGCACAAATGACTAAAGATGTACTGAAAACGAATTTTGATTTACCAATCAATTATTATGTCGTGATGGATTTTAAAGAGTTCAGTGATATTATCGATGAACTTTATCCCAAAGGGGTCACGATCGATTCCGAAAAAGATATCAACTTAGATGGTGTGGATATTCTAAAAGGAAAACAAACTTTGCATGGTAACAGCCTATTGCAGTATGCTCGTTTTAGAATGGATGAAGAAGGCGATTTTGGTCGAATCAGACGGCAACAGCAAGTAATGGATGCTTTAGTTGAGCAGTCTAAAGATTTGATTCCAGTCTGGGAATTGCCTCAGGTTGCAGGGAAAATGGTTGGAAAAATCGATACAAATGTGCCAACCAGTTTATTGATTGATTTGGCGAAAGATTTCCTTTCTGGAAACGTGAAGCCATTAAAATCGTTATCTGTTCCGGTAGAAGGATCATGGAACTTTAATGATTACACAGAATCTGGAAGTGTCATCGAACTTGATGAACAACAGAATGCTGAAGCAATTCAGGATTTTATGAAAGATAATTAA